The Rhodoflexus caldus genome includes a window with the following:
- the ftsA gene encoding cell division protein FtsA codes for MNDKIIVGLDIGTTKICAIVGRLDNFGKLEIIGMGKAESQGVKDGVVSNISKTTVSITEAIAEAEKTSGIEIRVVNVGIAGKHIRSYLHRGSITRSRNDDEITIEDVNRLTNDMYRTVTTPGSEIIHVMPQHYTVDYEENIKDPVGMAGVKLEADFHIITAQTNAVKNIKRAVERAGLQIENIILEPLASSLAVLSEEEKEAGIAIVDIGGGTTDIAIFHDGIIRHTAVIPFGGEIITSDIKQGCSVLESQAEQLKVFFGSSLPAATPENVMVSIPGLRDRPAKEISVKNLARIIEARVEEIVEMVYLEIVRSGYANKLAGGIVLTGGGAMLQGIRELFSLKTGLDTRIGYPNEHLGKSKHENVKSPMFATSVGLVLAGFMTIDEREDNYLKSPKISGVEGYSYGSGSSRPSASSFFRDILQKTKDLLIDDFDDGKY; via the coding sequence ATGAACGACAAAATCATCGTCGGATTGGATATCGGAACGACCAAGATATGCGCCATCGTCGGTCGTTTAGACAATTTCGGCAAATTGGAAATTATCGGAATGGGTAAAGCCGAATCGCAAGGCGTGAAAGACGGCGTGGTATCCAACATCAGCAAAACGACCGTCAGCATTACGGAAGCCATTGCAGAGGCAGAAAAAACTTCGGGTATTGAAATCCGCGTGGTAAACGTGGGTATTGCAGGCAAGCACATCCGCAGCTACTTGCATCGAGGCAGCATTACCCGCAGCCGCAACGACGATGAGATTACCATTGAAGACGTAAACCGGCTCACCAACGACATGTACCGCACCGTAACCACGCCGGGCAGCGAAATTATCCACGTGATGCCGCAACACTATACGGTTGATTACGAGGAAAACATCAAAGACCCCGTAGGCATGGCAGGGGTGAAGTTGGAAGCCGATTTCCACATCATCACGGCGCAAACCAATGCGGTGAAAAACATCAAACGCGCCGTAGAGCGTGCCGGCTTGCAGATTGAAAACATTATCTTAGAGCCATTGGCATCCAGCCTTGCCGTTTTGAGCGAAGAGGAAAAAGAAGCGGGCATTGCCATTGTGGACATTGGCGGCGGCACTACCGACATTGCCATTTTCCACGACGGCATCATCCGCCACACTGCTGTCATTCCGTTTGGCGGCGAAATTATCACCAGCGACATTAAGCAGGGCTGTTCGGTTTTGGAAAGTCAGGCAGAGCAACTCAAAGTGTTCTTTGGTTCTTCGCTGCCTGCTGCTACGCCTGAAAACGTGATGGTGTCTATCCCGGGGCTGCGCGACCGTCCGGCAAAAGAAATTTCGGTGAAAAATCTGGCACGGATTATTGAAGCCCGCGTAGAGGAAATCGTGGAAATGGTTTATCTGGAAATTGTCCGTTCGGGCTATGCCAACAAGTTGGCAGGGGGCATCGTGCTGACAGGCGGCGGCGCCATGTTGCAAGGCATCCGCGAACTGTTTTCGCTGAAAACGGGCTTAGACACACGCATCGGCTATCCGAACGAACACCTCGGCAAGAGCAAACACGAAAATGTAAAAAGCCCGATGTTTGCCACCTCCGTCGGTTTGGTGCTGGCAGGCTTTATGACCATAGACGAGCGCGAAGACAACTATCTGAAGAGCCCGAAAATCAGCGGTGTGGAAGGCTACTCTTACGGCAGTGGCAGCAGCCGCCCTTCCGCTTCCAGTTTCTTCAGAGACATCCTTCAGAAAACCAAAGACTTACTGATTGATGACTTTGATGACGGTAAATATTAA
- a CDS encoding cell division protein FtsQ/DivIB produces the protein MRRFRLKKRAKILLTAIAIFAAVGFAGRHYARVSNGQVLIQLNYAEEGQLLTESDIEAIVNDFRRGDSLATEPGAINLVALENRIRQYNFVEDCQVSRDLKGTLVINVTQRKPVARVMRNKGGSYYISDEGKMIPTSDKFTARVPIVTGEGTDSLSNLDTLVQPYGKALLEVLNFIDKDPFWKAQIAQIDIDKDLHLTFYPTVGEQLIEFGEPVDVEKKFRRLALFYEKIVPAKGWTAYRKVKVGFNNQIVCE, from the coding sequence ATGCGCAGATTCAGACTCAAAAAACGGGCAAAAATTTTACTGACAGCCATTGCCATTTTTGCAGCTGTCGGCTTTGCGGGCAGGCATTACGCCCGCGTATCCAACGGGCAGGTACTCATTCAGCTAAATTATGCCGAAGAAGGGCAACTGCTCACCGAAAGCGATATAGAAGCAATTGTGAACGACTTCCGCCGCGGCGATTCGTTGGCAACCGAACCGGGTGCTATCAACTTGGTAGCATTAGAAAACCGCATCAGGCAATACAACTTCGTGGAAGACTGTCAGGTTTCCCGCGACCTGAAAGGCACGCTGGTTATCAACGTTACCCAGCGCAAGCCCGTTGCCCGCGTGATGCGCAACAAAGGCGGCAGTTACTACATTTCCGACGAGGGCAAAATGATTCCTACTTCGGATAAGTTCACTGCTCGCGTGCCTATTGTAACCGGCGAAGGCACAGACTCTCTCTCAAATTTGGATACGCTGGTGCAGCCCTACGGCAAAGCACTGCTGGAAGTGCTGAATTTCATTGATAAAGACCCTTTCTGGAAAGCACAAATTGCACAAATTGATATTGACAAAGACTTACACTTAACCTTTTACCCGACCGTAGGCGAACAGTTGATTGAGTTTGGCGAACCCGTTGATGTGGAGAAGAAATTCCGACGGTTGGCACTTTTCTACGAAAAAATTGTCCCTGCCAAAGGCTGGACGGCATACCGAAAAGTGAAGGTGGGCTTCAACAACCAAATTGTCTGCGAGTAA
- the murC gene encoding UDP-N-acetylmuramate--L-alanine ligase, with the protein MLANIRFVYFVGIGGIGMSNLARWCKANGYEVAGYDRTATPLTAALQSEGMDIHFTDDVALIPAPFLENPKATLVVYTPAVPKDHRELNYLIANGFDCRKRAAVLGLIANAMRCLAVAGTHGKTSTSSTLAHLIHHSGTDCAAFLGGITQNYQTNFLLNRGEAAQAWAVVEADEYDRSFLHLQPLAAVITSTDADHLDIYGEADRLRESFTDFGKQVKSFLLLHRLAQVRQADFANAEVWRYDAQSAAGLDVWAENIRVVNGRTVFDWVVRGKTMLKDAVLAVPGMHSLNNALAALTLAWKVAQIAPESLREALATYKGVKRRFEICIETDELVYVDDYAHHPTEIDAFIAAMRMRYPNRHLTVVFQPHLFSRTRDFAAGFSESLSRADRLILLPIYPARELPMEGVTSELIFRRATVQDKHLITEQELLPMLRQLDIDLLATVGAGDIDRFVPQITETFTLKTV; encoded by the coding sequence GTGTTAGCGAACATTCGTTTTGTGTATTTCGTCGGTATCGGCGGCATCGGGATGAGCAACTTGGCGCGTTGGTGCAAAGCCAACGGCTATGAGGTTGCCGGCTATGACCGCACCGCTACCCCGCTGACGGCTGCCTTGCAATCCGAAGGCATGGACATACACTTTACGGACGATGTCGCACTGATTCCCGCGCCGTTCCTTGAAAATCCGAAGGCAACTTTGGTGGTTTACACGCCCGCCGTTCCGAAAGACCATCGCGAGCTGAACTACCTGATTGCCAACGGTTTTGACTGCCGCAAACGCGCTGCCGTATTGGGACTGATTGCCAATGCCATGCGCTGCCTTGCCGTAGCGGGAACGCACGGAAAAACCAGCACAAGCAGCACTTTGGCGCACCTGATACACCACAGCGGCACGGACTGCGCGGCGTTTTTGGGCGGCATCACGCAAAACTACCAAACCAATTTCCTGCTCAATCGCGGGGAGGCAGCACAGGCTTGGGCAGTGGTAGAAGCCGACGAATACGACCGTTCGTTTCTGCACCTGCAACCCTTGGCGGCTGTCATCACCTCTACCGATGCCGACCATTTGGACATCTACGGCGAAGCCGACCGATTGCGGGAAAGTTTTACCGACTTTGGCAAACAGGTAAAATCGTTCCTGTTGCTGCACCGCTTGGCACAAGTGCGCCAAGCCGACTTTGCAAATGCGGAAGTTTGGCGATACGACGCACAATCTGCCGCAGGTTTGGACGTATGGGCGGAAAATATCCGCGTTGTGAACGGGCGCACCGTTTTTGATTGGGTGGTTCGCGGCAAAACGATGCTGAAAGATGCCGTGCTTGCCGTTCCGGGAATGCACAGCCTCAATAACGCACTGGCGGCTCTTACGCTGGCTTGGAAAGTGGCACAAATTGCGCCCGAAAGCCTTCGCGAGGCTTTGGCAACTTACAAAGGCGTGAAGCGTCGCTTTGAAATTTGCATAGAAACCGATGAGTTGGTGTATGTGGACGACTACGCTCACCATCCGACCGAAATAGATGCGTTTATTGCCGCCATGCGAATGCGCTACCCGAACCGCCATTTGACGGTCGTGTTTCAGCCGCATTTGTTTTCGCGTACCCGCGACTTTGCAGCGGGTTTTTCGGAAAGTTTGAGCCGTGCAGACCGCCTCATCTTGCTGCCGATTTATCCGGCGCGAGAGCTGCCGATGGAAGGCGTAACATCGGAACTGATTTTCCGTCGTGCCACCGTACAAGACAAACATTTGATAACCGAACAGGAACTGCTGCCGATGCTTCGGCAATTGGATATTGACTTGCTGGCAACGGTCGGGGCAGGCGATATTGACCGATTTGTGCCGCAAATAACAGAGACATTCACCCTTAAAACCGTTTGA
- the murG gene encoding undecaprenyldiphospho-muramoylpentapeptide beta-N-acetylglucosaminyltransferase: MQLQKVIISGGGTGGHIYPAIAIAQALQQRIPDLQLLFVGAEGKMEMEKVPKAGYTIVGLPIRGLQRGQWKANLTFPFRLAASLWKARRILREFRPDAVIGVGGYASGAIGQVAAWNNVPIFLQEQNAFAGLTNKLLAKYARKICVAYPGMEKFFPKERIVLTGNPVRQDIQHLEGLREKAAAHFGLAADRKTVLVLGGSLGARTVNRCIQKEALRLLDGGYQLIWQTGKGYYDALRALFPPQKGLYISDFVYEMHYAYALADVVVSRAGALSVSEICVAQKPCILIPSPNVAEDHQTKNALALAEKGAALMVKDSEAEALLGDMLMQLLADEAKQAALKNSIRAFARPDAAAQIAEVIVSEIDKA, encoded by the coding sequence ATGCAGTTGCAAAAAGTCATCATCAGCGGAGGAGGTACCGGCGGACATATTTATCCGGCGATTGCCATTGCGCAGGCTTTGCAGCAACGCATACCCGACCTGCAACTGCTTTTCGTGGGTGCAGAGGGCAAAATGGAAATGGAAAAAGTGCCGAAGGCAGGCTATACCATCGTCGGGCTGCCGATTCGCGGCTTGCAGCGCGGGCAGTGGAAAGCCAATTTGACTTTCCCTTTCCGCTTGGCGGCAAGCCTTTGGAAAGCCCGCCGAATCTTGCGCGAGTTTCGCCCCGATGCCGTTATCGGCGTGGGAGGCTATGCCAGCGGGGCTATCGGGCAGGTAGCGGCTTGGAACAACGTACCGATTTTCCTGCAAGAGCAAAACGCCTTTGCGGGGCTGACCAACAAGTTGCTGGCAAAGTATGCACGGAAAATTTGCGTAGCCTATCCGGGCATGGAGAAATTTTTCCCCAAGGAGCGCATCGTGCTGACGGGCAACCCCGTGCGGCAAGATATTCAGCACTTGGAGGGCTTGCGCGAAAAGGCGGCGGCGCATTTCGGGCTGGCTGCCGACAGAAAAACCGTGCTGGTGCTTGGCGGAAGCCTTGGCGCACGCACCGTGAACCGCTGCATACAGAAAGAAGCCCTTCGGCTGTTGGATGGCGGCTATCAGCTCATTTGGCAAACGGGCAAAGGCTACTACGACGCGCTGCGGGCGTTGTTTCCGCCGCAAAAGGGGCTGTATATCAGCGACTTTGTGTATGAAATGCACTATGCCTATGCCCTTGCCGACGTGGTTGTTTCGCGTGCGGGCGCGCTTTCGGTATCGGAAATTTGCGTGGCGCAAAAGCCCTGCATCCTGATTCCTTCGCCCAACGTGGCGGAAGACCATCAGACCAAAAATGCCCTTGCCTTGGCAGAAAAAGGCGCGGCACTGATGGTCAAAGACAGCGAGGCGGAGGCACTGCTGGGCGATATGCTCATGCAACTGCTGGCAGATGAAGCCAAACAGGCGGCATTAAAAAATTCCATTCGCGCATTTGCCCGACCCGATGCGGCGGCGCAAATCGCAGAAGTAATTGTAAGTGAAATTGATAAAGCGTAA
- a CDS encoding FtsW/RodA/SpoVE family cell cycle protein translates to MENTAKQTADDSGQTVALQRRIELKDIFQGDPVLWGVVFALSVIGILLVYSATGTLAFRRMEGDTEAYLVRHSLLVLVGFIAMWFCSRIDYRVYSRLSRFALLLSVPLLLVTWRYGVTLNDATRWITIPYFNQTFQPSDLAKFALIVNVASMLAKRQNALRTDTQRAFTPILIWCGVICGLIGLSDLSGAVLLFATCMLLMFIGRVPSRYLTSLLIVGLLAGMFAVAVGQRGETAKNRIQAFFNLDDMPFQAEQSHIAIATGGFIGKGPGQSTQRNYIPHPYSDFIFAILVEEYGFIGAAVVIGLYLTLLYRGMLAAANSELAFGGLLSAGLSFSLVVQALVNMGVAVGIVPITGLPLPLISMGGTSMLFTGVSIGVIISVSRGVRTIKPLEVRQARLRFQ, encoded by the coding sequence ATGGAAAACACAGCAAAACAAACGGCAGACGACAGCGGTCAAACCGTTGCCTTGCAGCGCAGGATAGAGCTGAAAGACATCTTTCAGGGCGACCCCGTGCTTTGGGGGGTGGTTTTTGCCCTTTCCGTCATCGGCATTCTGCTGGTGTACAGCGCGACGGGTACGCTGGCATTCCGCCGCATGGAGGGCGATACGGAAGCCTACTTGGTGCGCCATTCGCTGCTGGTTTTGGTCGGCTTCATTGCCATGTGGTTTTGCAGCCGCATAGATTACCGCGTCTATTCGCGCCTGTCGCGGTTTGCGCTGCTGCTTTCCGTGCCGCTGCTGTTGGTCACGTGGCGCTACGGCGTTACGCTCAACGATGCGACCCGCTGGATTACGATTCCGTATTTCAACCAAACCTTTCAGCCTTCCGACTTGGCAAAGTTTGCCCTTATTGTCAATGTGGCAAGTATGCTGGCAAAGCGTCAAAATGCTCTGCGCACCGATACGCAACGGGCTTTTACACCTATATTAATATGGTGCGGCGTGATTTGCGGACTCATCGGGCTTTCCGACCTTTCGGGGGCGGTGTTGCTCTTTGCAACCTGTATGCTGCTGATGTTCATCGGGCGTGTGCCTTCCCGCTACCTGACCTCTTTGCTCATCGTTGGTTTGCTGGCGGGTATGTTTGCCGTAGCCGTCGGTCAGCGCGGCGAAACTGCCAAAAATCGGATTCAGGCATTTTTTAACTTAGATGATATGCCTTTCCAAGCCGAGCAATCGCATATTGCCATTGCTACGGGAGGATTCATCGGCAAGGGACCCGGGCAAAGCACCCAGCGCAACTACATTCCGCACCCTTATTCGGACTTCATTTTTGCCATTTTGGTAGAAGAATACGGATTCATCGGTGCGGCAGTGGTCATTGGGCTGTACCTGACCTTGCTCTATCGTGGAATGTTGGCGGCTGCCAACAGTGAATTGGCATTCGGAGGATTGCTTTCAGCAGGTTTGAGTTTCAGTTTGGTCGTGCAGGCATTGGTCAATATGGGTGTTGCCGTGGGTATAGTGCCTATTACGGGCTTGCCGTTGCCGCTGATTAGCATGGGCGGAACGTCCATGTTATTCACGGGCGTATCTATCGGTGTGATTATCAGCGTGAGCCGTGGTGTGCGCACCATTAAACCGCTGGAAGTGCGTCAGGCGAGGTTGAGGTTTCAATAG
- the murD gene encoding UDP-N-acetylmuramoyl-L-alanine--D-glutamate ligase, whose protein sequence is MKIAVLGAAESGVGAAVLARQLGYEVFVSDGGTIAERYRRELQQHDIAFEEGTHTLKRILAADQIVKSPGIPDAVPVVAAALAKGIPVLSEIEFAARYTPARFIAITGTNGKTTTTLLTHYLMKATGQNVALAGNVGESFARQVALERSEGRKIDWYVLEISSFQLDNCYTFRPNIAVLLNITPDHLDRYDNSMELYAAAKFRLLQKMEAEDAFVYFAQDPILASELAKRSIAARQYPITDAQFGNGTLSVGGYTFERLPLVGRHNMINMAVAIQAVLLAGVSAKAIQEALPGFVNAPHRLQKVHVYQGITFINDSKATNVDAAMYALDAYREPIVWIAGGKDKGNDYDLMRDLVKRKVKALVCMGADNSKLYRYFAPIVPQIADTHSMEEAVAAAYRFAAPGDVVLLSPACASFDLFKNYEDRGLQFAAACRKLGETVTT, encoded by the coding sequence ATGAAAATTGCAGTGTTAGGTGCAGCCGAAAGCGGCGTCGGAGCGGCAGTACTGGCCCGACAGTTAGGGTACGAGGTGTTCGTATCCGACGGCGGCACCATTGCCGAACGCTATCGCCGTGAGTTGCAACAACACGACATTGCCTTTGAGGAAGGCACTCATACGTTAAAGCGCATCTTGGCAGCCGACCAAATCGTGAAAAGCCCCGGCATCCCCGATGCCGTTCCCGTAGTTGCCGCAGCCCTTGCCAAGGGTATCCCTGTGCTGTCCGAAATTGAATTTGCGGCGCGTTATACCCCCGCCCGATTCATTGCCATTACGGGTACAAACGGCAAAACCACTACCACGCTGCTCACCCATTACCTGATGAAAGCCACTGGACAAAACGTGGCATTGGCAGGCAACGTAGGCGAAAGTTTTGCGCGACAAGTGGCATTAGAGCGTTCCGAAGGCAGAAAAATTGATTGGTACGTGCTGGAAATCAGCAGTTTCCAATTGGACAATTGCTATACTTTCCGCCCCAACATTGCCGTGTTGCTCAACATCACGCCCGACCATTTAGACCGCTACGACAACAGCATGGAACTCTACGCGGCGGCTAAATTCCGACTGTTGCAAAAAATGGAGGCGGAAGATGCCTTTGTCTATTTTGCCCAAGACCCGATTCTTGCATCGGAGTTGGCAAAGCGCAGCATCGCCGCCCGTCAATACCCCATTACCGATGCGCAATTCGGTAACGGCACGCTCAGCGTTGGCGGCTATACCTTTGAGCGGCTGCCCTTGGTCGGTCGCCACAACATGATTAACATGGCGGTTGCCATTCAGGCGGTTCTGTTGGCAGGGGTGAGCGCAAAAGCCATTCAGGAAGCACTGCCCGGCTTTGTCAATGCCCCGCATCGCTTGCAGAAAGTACATGTTTATCAAGGAATTACGTTTATCAACGATTCCAAAGCTACGAACGTGGACGCTGCCATGTACGCACTGGATGCCTACCGCGAACCTATCGTATGGATTGCCGGCGGCAAAGACAAAGGCAACGACTATGACCTGATGCGCGACCTTGTCAAACGCAAGGTAAAAGCTCTTGTGTGCATGGGCGCAGATAACAGCAAGCTATACCGCTATTTCGCGCCGATTGTGCCGCAAATAGCCGATACGCACAGCATGGAAGAGGCAGTGGCTGCCGCTTACCGCTTTGCCGCCCCCGGCGATGTGGTACTGCTCTCGCCTGCCTGCGCAAGTTTTGACTTGTTCAAAAATTACGAAGACAGAGGGCTGCAATTCGCCGCCGCTTGTCGGAAACTGGGGGAGACCGTAACGACTTAA
- the mraY gene encoding phospho-N-acetylmuramoyl-pentapeptide-transferase, translated as MLYYLFQYLDEQFNLPGAGLFQYISFRAGMAAVVSLLIGMTFGERIINYLRRQQIGETIRELGLQGQTEKKGTPTMGGLIILAAILIPVLLFTRLTNVYIVLLLITTVFAGLIGFADDYIKVFLKNKEGLKGRFKIVGQVTLGIIVGTTLYFNEYVVVRDYDDKVTTENVMLATRQGKFEDVKSTKTTIPFVKNNEFDYADIWPVANDAFLWVLYVGVVTFIITAVSNGANITDGLDGLAAGTSAVIGVTLAVLAYVSGNVLTAKYLNIMYIPHTGELTIFCLAFVGACIGFLWYNSYPAQVFMGDTGSLMLGALISVIAVAIRKELLIPVLCGVFLVENLSVMIQVSYFKYTKKKYGEGRRIFLMSPLHHHFQKKGIHEVKIVNRFLIVQVLLALFTVISLKIR; from the coding sequence GTGCTCTACTATCTGTTTCAATATCTGGACGAACAATTCAACCTGCCGGGGGCGGGCTTGTTCCAGTATATTTCTTTCCGGGCAGGTATGGCTGCGGTTGTTTCGCTGCTGATTGGGATGACTTTCGGTGAACGCATCATCAACTACCTGCGCCGTCAGCAAATCGGCGAAACCATCCGCGAGTTGGGCTTGCAGGGGCAAACCGAGAAAAAAGGAACACCAACCATGGGCGGGCTGATTATTCTGGCTGCCATTCTGATTCCCGTGCTGCTCTTTACGCGTCTGACCAACGTATATATTGTGCTGCTGCTCATTACCACTGTTTTTGCGGGGCTGATTGGCTTTGCCGACGATTACATCAAAGTTTTTCTCAAAAACAAAGAAGGACTCAAAGGGCGGTTCAAAATCGTGGGGCAGGTTACGCTGGGCATCATTGTAGGCACAACGCTCTACTTCAACGAGTACGTAGTCGTGCGCGACTATGACGACAAGGTAACTACCGAAAATGTCATGTTGGCAACCCGACAAGGCAAATTTGAGGATGTTAAGTCCACCAAAACCACCATTCCGTTTGTCAAAAACAACGAGTTTGATTATGCCGACATCTGGCCGGTAGCTAACGATGCCTTCCTGTGGGTGTTGTACGTAGGCGTGGTAACGTTCATTATCACCGCTGTTTCCAACGGGGCCAACATTACCGACGGCTTGGACGGGCTGGCAGCGGGAACTTCCGCCGTCATAGGCGTTACGCTGGCTGTGCTGGCGTACGTTTCGGGCAACGTGCTGACGGCTAAGTACCTGAACATCATGTACATACCGCATACGGGCGAGCTGACTATTTTCTGCCTTGCCTTCGTGGGGGCGTGCATCGGTTTTCTTTGGTACAATTCTTACCCCGCGCAGGTGTTCATGGGCGATACGGGCAGCCTCATGCTGGGCGCGTTGATTTCCGTTATCGCCGTAGCCATTCGCAAAGAGTTGTTGATTCCCGTTCTGTGCGGCGTTTTTCTGGTGGAAAATCTGTCGGTCATGATTCAGGTGTCCTATTTTAAATACACCAAAAAGAAATACGGCGAAGGGCGGCGCATTTTCCTTATGTCGCCGCTGCATCACCATTTCCAAAAGAAGGGCATTCACGAGGTAAAAATCGTGAACCGCTTCCTGATTGTTCAAGTGTTACTTGCATTGTTTACGGTTATTAGTCTGAAAATCAGATAG